One Scophthalmus maximus strain ysfricsl-2021 chromosome 1, ASM2237912v1, whole genome shotgun sequence genomic region harbors:
- the adamtsl4 gene encoding thrombospondin type-1 domain-containing protein 4 has translation MRLGSLFRLYVLWGFVVVMTSVTKAAKRKVAGRRSRQVLEAEAVEGVWSIWGEWSECSHTCGVGVSQRSRKCLPPPQPPPLSHSPPNWAGYLPGGIGGPVISPVYPYYPPRYPAQHPPYHSQPMSASHNPGMSLYRNTPAGGGGLPVPEQANPPPPFYQQEFPPANQDRASAYRSPYHTPSHGYTQPARIIRRPTNPGAARGGGGGSRRSISPNREGLPARRPSTIRPGQFGYGRVPFSLPLHRPNRQARHTANGTATPTPGLAANEDEAEDNRREEDRGSDGGDGQVVRREEAKRNAEQESTESPAADKVPTSTATPGKPHRHVDRPSHTHTEHVRGREQVPSSRSFSRSSSPSVSNHHRFDWHSVTAPPPPISPLARPNSPAIASPFSPPLHRPSPVHRDRELHPGFSPQAPSAGNIYPLQHTHIPHLGTESGRDGGRGAPQVFRCSGPENEYRRCFSQVCVGAALDSRAEQCAAFNTQEFMGRLYNWEPFTEVGADKQCELTCRPASYRFYVRQAERVRDGTPCFNVSSNDVCVEGRCLTEGCDGVLGSGSVIDKCGVCGGQETSCRKVTGSFQNVVVPLGYHKVLDIPPGATFINITERRASPNYLAMRSGTGASVVNGRWAVDPPGEYQAGGTTFTYTRPRTHAEGEEEKGESLKAPGPTSTQLQLYIIFHKENPGIDYEFYIPVEKKEGGRERLTERERPMERERPREREPARAPLRSPLTVSVEEPLPAPLPVSIPSFPSSSSSSSSSSSSSVFSSPSSDRWTPDRLRSRGSAPNRNARIPPRTDLPLDTQPPFVWKRGGLTECSASCGKGFQYREILCINRHTDEEVPERKCDSAAKPAPEEEPCNTHSCPPFWEASAWSECSVSCGPGMQQRQLQCRQSFGNRSTMVHPQRCANLTPPESTQACQLGLCSHWEVSSDWSMCSVDCGVGRRTRGVRCVSDQGSVVNDKECNSRLRPQGSEECNMGPCVTNWYFTGWSSTCSAQCGPGVQRREVVCLTRGGVREGKGGGECVGDKPAEMKACNGGLCVPTAMWYSSPWTQCNVPCGNGTQRRDIICVHKTGNDFAVVPASECAHLDKPAAVQECEMGECRAQWFTTEWSACSRSCGKGLQMREVRCLTPDKTHSPECDSNTKPEQEQICNTIPCSPQVSDENCRDRRHNCVMVVQARLCVYSYYKTACCASCTQSAQRAKRQ, from the exons ATGCGGCTGGGTTCACTATTCAG GCTCTATGTGCTGTGGGGCTTTGTGGTGGTCATGACCTCTGTGACCAAGGCTGCCAAACGGAAG gtggcaGGACGACGGTCCAGGCAGGTGCTTGAGGCGGAGGCTGTGGAGGGGGTGTGGTCTATTTGGGGGGAGTGGTCAGAATGCTCTCACACTTGCGGCGTTGGTGTCTCACAAAGGAGCAGGAAGTGTTTACCTCCcccacagccccctcccctctcccactcCCCACCTAACTGGGCGGGGTATCTGCCCGGGGGCATCGGAGGACCTGTTATATCACCTGTGTACCCCTACTACCCCCCTCGCTACCCCGCACAACACCCGCCCTATCACTCCCAGCCAATGTCCGCCAGTCACAACCCAGGAATGTCTCTGTATCGGAATACCCccgcaggaggtggaggacttCCTGTTCCTGAACAGGCCAATCCACCTCCCCCTTTTTACCAACAAGAATTCCCCCCGGCCAATCAGGACCGTGCGTCCGCTTACCGATCACCCTATCACACTCCTTCACATGGCTACACCCAGCCGGCACGGATCATCAGGAGACCGACCAATCCAGGTGCAgcgagaggtggaggaggcggaagCAGAAGGTCCATCTCCCCCAATCGGGAGGGTTTGCCAGCGAGGAG GCCTTCCACCATCCGTCCAGGTCAGTTTGGGTATGGCAGGGTGCCTTTCTCTTTACCTCTGCACCGCCCAAACCGACAGGCTCGCCACACAGCTAACGGCACCGCAACGCCAACCCCTGGCCTTGCTGCGAATGAAGATGAGGCAGAGgacaacaggagagaggaagacagagggagtgaCGGAGGAGACGGGCAggtggtgaggagagaggaggcgaaGAGGAACGCAGAGCAGGAGAGCACCGAGTCGCCTGCTGCTGACAAGGTGCCCACATCGACCGCAACACCTGGCAAACCACACCGCCATGTTGACAGACCCTCACACACCCATACAGAGCACGTGAGGGGGCGAGAGCAGGTCCCGTCCTCTCGCTCCTTCTCACGCTCCTCATCGCCATCTGTGTCCAACCACCACCGGTTTGACTGGCACTCCGTCaccgctccacctcctcccatctctcctctcgCACGCCCAAACTCCCCTGCCATCGCTTCGCCCTTCTCCCCACCTCTCCACCGCCCCAGCCCTGTGCACAGAGACAGGGAACTCCACCCAGGCTTCAGCCCACAGGCCCCATCCGCCGGGAACATCTACCCTCTGCAGCACACCCACATCCCGCACCTGGGGACGGAATCAGgcagggacggagggagaggcgCTCCTCAGGTCTTCAGATGCTCTGGCCCGGAGAACGAGTACCGCAGGTGCTTCTCACAG GTGTGTGTAGGAGCGGCGCTGGACTCCAGAGCAGAGCAATGTGCAGCATTTAACACCCAGGAGTTCATGGGTCGCCTCTACAACTGGGAACCTTtcactgagg TTGGTGCGGACAAGCAGTGTGAGCTGACCTGTCGACCCGCCAGCTATCGTTTCTACGTTCGTCAGGCCGAGCGTGTCCGAGATGGAACTCCCTGCTTCAACGTCAGCTCAAATGACGTGTGCGTAGAGGGGCGATGTCTG ACCGAGGGCTGCGATGGGGTACTGGGCTCTGGCTCTGTGATTGACAAGTGTGGCGTGTGTGGTGGGCAGGAGACCTCCTGTCGAAAGGTGACGGGAAGTTTCCAAAATGTCGTGGTTCCCCTTGGTTACCACAAGGTCCTGGACATCCCACCCGGAGCTACATTCATTAACATCACGGAGAGGCGAGCAAGCCCTAACTACCTGG CCATGAGGAGTGGCACAGGGGCTTCAGTGGTGAATGGGCGTTGGGCTGTGGACCCTCCAGGGGAGTACCAGGCAGGGGGGACAACTTTCACCTACACCCGACCTAGGACACAtgcagagggggaggaagagaagggggagtCCCTCAAAGCCCCAGGACCTACCAGCACACAGCTACAGCTATAT ATCATTTTCCACAAGGAGAACCCGGGCATCGACTATGAGTTCTACATCCctgtggagaagaaggagggaggaagggagaggctgacggagagagagaggcccaTGGAGCGAGAGAGGCCCAGGGAGCGAGAGCCAGCGAGGGCACCCCTTCGCA GTCCTCTCACTGTGTCAGTAGAAGagcctcttcctgctcctctccctgttTCGATCCcttctttcccctcttcctcctcttcctcttcctcctcatcctcctcctccgtgtttTCTTCCCCATCCTCGGACCGGTGGACACCTGACAGGTTGCGCTCAAGAGGATCTGCACCCAATAGAAACGCTCGGATCCCCCCTCGCACTGACCTGCCACTTGACACTCAACCGCCATTTGTTTGGAAAAGAGGTGGACTCACAGAGTGTTCTGCTTCCTGTGGCAAAG gttTTCAGTACCGAGAGATACTGTGTATAAACCGTCATACAGACGAGGAAGTACCAGAGAGGAAGTGTGACTCTGCGGCCAAACCTGCACCTGAGGAGGAGCCTTGTAACACACATTCCTGCCCACCATT CTGGGAGGCCAGTGCATGGTCAGAGTGCAGCGTGTCCTGTGGCCCCGggatgcagcagaggcagctCCAGTGCAGGCAGAGCTTCGGGAACCGCTCCACCATGGTCCACCCACAGCGCTGTGCCAACCTCACCCCACCAGAGTCCACACAGGCCTGCCAGCTCGGCCTCTGCTCCCACTGGGAGGTCAGCTCAGACTGGAGCATG TGCTCAGTGGACTGTGGCGTCGGGAGGAGGACCAGGGGTGTGCGATGTGTCAGCGATCAAGGCAGCGTGGTGAACGACAAGGAGTGCAACTCCAGGCTCCGTCCACAGGGAAGTGAGGAGTGCAACATGGGGCCCTGTGTAACCAACTGGTACTTCACTGGCTGGTCCAGCACT TGTTCGGCACAGTGTGGCCCCGgggtgcagaggagagaggtggtgTGTCTGACTcgaggaggagtcagagaggGTAAAGGAGGAGGGGAATGTGTCGGAGATAAACCGGCAGAGATGAAGGCCTGTAATGGGGGCCTGTGTGTGCCAACAGCCATGTGGTACAGCAGCCCCTGGACACAG TGTAACGTCCCATGTGGAAACGGAACTCAGCGGCGAGACATAATTTGTGTCCACAAGACAGGGAACGATTTTGCTGTCGTACCAGCAAGCGAGTGTGCTCACCTGGACAAGCCTGCTGCGGTCCAGGAGTGTGAGATGGGAGAGTGTCGAGCACAGTGGTTCACGACAGAGTGGAGCGCG TGCTCACGTTCTTGTGGAAAAGGCTTACAGATGAGGGAGGTGCGGTGTCTAACaccagacaaaacacacagccCCGAATGTGACTCCAACACCAAACCAGAACAGGAGCAAATATGCAACACAATACCCTGCAGTCCACAAGTCTCAG ATGAAAACTGCCGGGACAGACGTCACAACTGTGTGATGGTGGTGCAGGCCAGACTGTGCGTCTACTCGTACTACAAGACCGCCTGCTGTGCCTCGTGTACCCAGAGTGCTCAGCGTGCCAAGAGGCAATGA